The proteins below are encoded in one region of Clostridium estertheticum:
- a CDS encoding cobyric acid synthase: MAKIMVQGTASSVGKSILVTALCRILKQDGFSVCPFKSQNMSLNSYITLDGKEMGRAQVLQAYAAGLEPEVFMNPILLKPTSDKKCQIIVNGKVYGNSTAMEYHNMKLKFKDMLKKQFEELEKKFDIIVMEGAGSPAEINLRERDIVNMGMAELIDAPVILAGDIDKGGVFASLAGTMLLLKEDEKKRVKATIINKFRGDLEILKPGLTMLEDIIHIPCAGVVPYFRLDLEDEDGAVEFNKKITAPIDIAVIKLPHISNFTDLDALKAEEDVSVRFITTKEELGNPDLLIIPGTKNTIDDLITLRDSGLMDAVKKYSGKGTILGICGGYQMLGNSLSDPHGVEGSFDKVEGMKLLDIDTLFEDEKITTRVKARSLNMKTSNVKTYGYEIHMGKCSYGEKAKPLFEIYDRNGDNTSMQGNHNSSFDGAINEDGNVMGTYIHGVFDGTEFREFIINALRIKKSIKPKKSKTYESLREKEIDKLADIVRENIDMNMIYKIIGIKK, translated from the coding sequence ATGGCTAAAATAATGGTTCAAGGAACTGCTTCATCTGTAGGAAAAAGCATATTAGTTACAGCGTTATGTAGAATTTTAAAACAAGACGGGTTTTCAGTATGTCCTTTCAAGTCACAAAACATGTCATTAAACTCTTATATCACATTGGATGGAAAAGAAATGGGACGTGCACAGGTGCTTCAAGCATATGCAGCAGGGCTTGAGCCAGAAGTATTTATGAACCCAATACTTCTAAAACCTACCTCAGATAAAAAGTGTCAAATTATAGTTAATGGAAAGGTTTATGGGAATAGTACAGCAATGGAGTATCATAATATGAAACTAAAATTCAAGGACATGTTAAAAAAACAGTTTGAAGAATTAGAAAAGAAGTTTGATATTATAGTAATGGAGGGAGCAGGTAGCCCTGCAGAAATCAACTTAAGAGAAAGAGACATAGTGAATATGGGAATGGCAGAACTTATAGATGCCCCCGTAATACTTGCTGGAGATATAGATAAAGGTGGTGTATTTGCATCACTTGCAGGAACTATGCTTTTACTAAAGGAAGATGAGAAAAAAAGGGTTAAAGCTACTATTATAAATAAATTTAGAGGGGATTTAGAAATATTAAAGCCAGGACTTACAATGCTTGAGGATATTATACATATTCCTTGTGCAGGGGTGGTTCCGTACTTTAGATTGGACCTTGAAGATGAGGATGGCGCAGTAGAATTTAATAAGAAAATTACTGCACCTATTGACATAGCAGTAATAAAACTTCCGCATATATCAAATTTTACAGATTTAGATGCATTAAAGGCAGAGGAAGATGTATCAGTTAGATTTATAACAACTAAAGAGGAATTAGGAAACCCAGACTTACTTATAATCCCTGGAACCAAAAATACTATCGATGATTTAATTACTTTAAGAGATTCAGGACTTATGGATGCTGTTAAGAAGTACAGTGGCAAAGGGACGATATTGGGCATTTGTGGTGGGTACCAAATGCTAGGTAATAGTTTAAGTGATCCACATGGTGTGGAGGGAAGTTTTGATAAAGTAGAAGGAATGAAGCTTTTAGACATAGACACATTATTTGAAGATGAAAAAATAACTACAAGAGTAAAGGCCCGTAGTCTTAACATGAAAACTAGTAATGTTAAGACTTATGGTTATGAAATACACATGGGTAAATGTAGTTATGGGGAAAAGGCAAAACCTCTATTTGAAATATATGATAGAAACGGTGACAATACTTCCATGCAAGGTAACCATAATTCATCCTTTGATGGAGCAATTAATGAAGATGGAAATGTTATGGGTACGTATATTCATGGGGTATTTGATGGAACGGAATTTAGAGAGTTTATTATTAATGCATTAAGAATAAAAAAATCTATAAAACCTAAAAAATCTAAGACTTATGAGAGTCTAAGAGAAAAAGAAATAGACAAGCTAGCAGATATAGTAAGAGAGAACATAGATATGAATATGATTTATAAGATCATAGGAATAAAAAAGTAG
- the cbiB gene encoding adenosylcobinamide-phosphate synthase CbiB, with protein MGILFQMNIMDLIVAILLDLLIGDPYWFKHPVIYIGKLISVLDKLGRKLCNTHKQIKIFGGVIVVIVAFSSFLVPFIILKISKEFFWVYNILNIILLWTTIATKCLHMEGIKVYDALVKNDIDDARIKLSYIVGRDTKDLSLDEIVRADVETIAENTADGVIAPILYAILGGAPLAMMYKGINTMDSMLGYMNEKYKYIGFFPAKTDDVFNYVPARLTGFLICLAAPIVRGNILDSMKVMIRDRKNHKSPNCAYPEGAVAGAMRVQLGGTNVYFGEKMYKPTIGNRIKDLGREHIVDTIKLMYGSLFYITLICVIYEICANIYK; from the coding sequence ATGGGAATACTATTTCAAATGAATATAATGGATTTAATAGTAGCAATTTTGTTAGATTTATTAATTGGAGATCCATATTGGTTTAAACATCCGGTGATTTATATAGGCAAACTTATTAGTGTCTTAGATAAATTAGGTAGAAAGTTATGCAATACTCATAAGCAAATTAAAATATTTGGAGGAGTAATTGTAGTTATAGTAGCATTTTCTAGTTTTTTAGTCCCATTTATAATTTTAAAAATATCCAAAGAGTTCTTTTGGGTATATAATATTCTTAATATCATTTTGCTTTGGACAACAATAGCAACGAAATGCCTTCACATGGAGGGCATTAAGGTTTATGATGCTTTGGTTAAAAATGATATTGATGATGCAAGAATTAAATTGTCGTATATTGTAGGAAGAGATACTAAAGACCTTAGCTTGGATGAAATAGTTAGAGCAGATGTGGAGACCATTGCGGAGAATACGGCGGATGGTGTTATAGCTCCAATATTGTATGCAATACTAGGGGGAGCGCCACTAGCTATGATGTATAAGGGTATAAATACTATGGATTCAATGCTTGGATATATGAATGAAAAATATAAATATATTGGATTCTTTCCAGCAAAAACAGATGATGTGTTTAATTATGTGCCTGCAAGATTAACTGGATTTTTAATCTGCCTTGCAGCTCCAATTGTTAGGGGAAATATTTTAGATAGTATGAAAGTAATGATAAGGGATAGAAAAAATCATAAAAGTCCTAATTGTGCTTATCCTGAAGGTGCGGTTGCAGGAGCTATGAGAGTCCAATTAGGTGGAACAAATGTATATTTTGGAGAGAAAATGTATAAACCAACTATAGGAAATAGAATAAAAGATTTAGGTAGGGAACATATTGTGGATACAATAAAATTAATGTATGGATCATTATTTTATATAACATTAATATGTGTAATATACGAAATATGTGCCAATATATATAAATAA
- the hemA gene encoding glutamyl-tRNA reductase, with product MIQLIGVKHDVKIEIREKLSIIPKRQERSLAALVNICDEAVILSTCNRTEIYFKSKDEDIVKKIFNALNWDETLIKCVFNYKEEKAVQHLMEVVCGFDSLLLGEDQVLGQVRDAYEVAKDSGATKKEFQRLFENAIACGKNFRTKSKTGEIPVSSSSMVVKKAIDMGYKNFMILGYGTVGQLTTKYILEEKIDSLYIAVRDAQKVDIEDPRVKIIPFNDIQKHYEKVDCVISCTTAPHTVVRLNELPSKHLLLFDLAVPRDIEEIVSGNPLYEVYDIDKIRDIHDANFKIRKDSMKNNRYIVDKAIREFVEWKTIEELSPFIKMIKHNGEDIYKERLATFKHKKETKDNEKLAEILLKSTSNAFVNKAIQVLKEEHLKGRSKECVDIISRIFQQ from the coding sequence ATGATACAACTTATAGGGGTAAAACATGATGTTAAAATAGAAATTAGAGAAAAACTTTCAATTATACCCAAACGTCAAGAAAGGTCCCTTGCGGCTCTTGTTAATATTTGCGATGAGGCGGTTATTTTAAGTACTTGTAATCGGACGGAAATATATTTTAAGTCAAAAGATGAAGATATTGTTAAGAAAATATTTAATGCACTAAATTGGGATGAGACTTTAATAAAGTGTGTATTTAATTATAAGGAAGAAAAAGCAGTACAGCATTTAATGGAGGTAGTTTGCGGGTTTGATTCACTATTGCTTGGGGAAGATCAAGTTTTGGGTCAAGTTAGGGATGCGTATGAAGTAGCAAAAGACTCTGGGGCGACTAAAAAGGAATTTCAGAGGCTTTTTGAAAATGCTATTGCTTGCGGCAAAAACTTTAGAACTAAATCTAAAACGGGTGAAATACCAGTTTCTTCGTCATCAATGGTAGTTAAAAAAGCAATAGATATGGGATATAAAAATTTTATGATATTAGGTTATGGTACGGTTGGACAATTAACTACAAAATATATACTAGAAGAAAAAATAGATTCACTATATATTGCGGTTAGAGATGCTCAAAAGGTTGATATAGAGGACCCGCGAGTGAAAATAATACCTTTTAATGATATACAAAAACATTATGAAAAGGTAGATTGTGTTATATCTTGTACCACGGCTCCTCATACGGTGGTTCGTTTGAATGAGTTACCGAGCAAGCACTTGTTATTGTTTGATTTAGCTGTGCCAAGAGATATTGAGGAAATAGTAAGTGGAAATCCTTTATATGAAGTTTATGATATAGATAAAATAAGGGATATTCATGATGCAAATTTTAAAATACGTAAGGATTCAATGAAAAATAATAGATATATTGTGGATAAAGCCATAAGGGAATTTGTAGAGTGGAAAACTATAGAAGAATTGTCGCCTTTTATTAAAATGATAAAACATAATGGTGAGGATATATATAAGGAAAGACTTGCAACCTTTAAGCATAAAAAAGAGACAAAAGATAATGAAAAATTAGCAGAGATTTTATTAAAGAGCACTTCAAACGCCTTTGTAAATAAAGCTATACAGGTTTTAAAGGAGGAACATTTGAAGGGGAGGTCTAAGGAATGCGTGGATATAATAAGCAGGATTTTTCAGCAGTAA
- a CDS encoding NAD(P)-dependent oxidoreductase: MRGYNKQDFSAVNYTMISLLSSKVNILIVGGGEAAFIKCGTFSKEGCNVTVVSKEFNKKFYKLKDVSNIKLIKDEYKESYVDINHIVIIATNNNITNESIKNYCDEKCKLYLNCEDFTQGLVVKPVQRDTSNMKFALHTKGGSPKTSLFMSKIIEDKIYEYSNFIDYTCTIRNIVKMRAEKKEIMNFVCSEDFFFFYTKDVQNIILEMFYGTDI, translated from the coding sequence ATGCGTGGATATAATAAGCAGGATTTTTCAGCAGTAAATTATACCATGATTTCACTATTATCTAGTAAGGTTAACATACTTATTGTTGGTGGGGGAGAGGCTGCTTTTATAAAATGTGGAACGTTTTCAAAGGAAGGCTGCAATGTTACTGTGGTTTCGAAAGAATTTAACAAGAAGTTTTATAAGTTAAAAGATGTTTCTAATATAAAATTAATAAAAGATGAATATAAAGAGTCTTATGTTGATATTAACCATATTGTAATTATTGCAACAAATAATAATATTACAAATGAATCTATAAAAAATTATTGTGATGAGAAGTGTAAGTTATATTTAAACTGTGAAGATTTCACACAGGGCTTAGTAGTTAAACCGGTTCAAAGGGATACTTCTAATATGAAGTTTGCATTACATACTAAAGGCGGTAGTCCTAAAACATCACTATTTATGTCAAAAATTATAGAAGATAAAATTTATGAGTATTCGAATTTTATAGATTATACTTGTACTATTAGAAATATAGTTAAGATGCGAGCAGAAAAAAAAGAAATCATGAATTTTGTATGTAGTGAGGATTTCTTTTTTTTCTATACTAAGGATGTCCAAAATATAATCTTAGAAATGTTTTATGGAACTGATATTTAA
- the hemC gene encoding hydroxymethylbilane synthase, whose amino-acid sequence MKINIGTRRSELAQVQANSIMAMIKEKFDIDSRKVLIETKGDKILNVTLDKIGGKGLFVKEIEFAMLEQKADMAVHSMKDVPYDVPKEFEIVAIPVREDVRDAFVAFDNISFYDLHEGARIGTSSIRRGTQIKILRPDIEIVPIRGNVQTRIAKIKKENLDGIILAAAGLKRLGMENIITNYFTIDEIVPAIAQGALGIEMVKNHPQINMIKKLDCYEARICVDAERSFMATLNGDCHDCIGAYAYLDNDLMHMTGVYRVNGKIVKKQLSGDKNAYIKLGEALAKNILENK is encoded by the coding sequence TTGAAAATTAATATAGGAACTAGAAGAAGCGAACTTGCACAAGTGCAGGCAAATTCGATTATGGCTATGATTAAAGAAAAGTTTGATATTGATTCACGAAAGGTGCTAATTGAAACAAAGGGAGATAAGATTTTAAATGTCACTTTGGATAAAATAGGTGGTAAAGGACTTTTTGTAAAGGAAATAGAGTTTGCAATGCTAGAGCAAAAAGCTGATATGGCAGTACATAGCATGAAAGATGTTCCATATGATGTGCCGAAAGAGTTTGAAATAGTTGCAATCCCAGTAAGGGAAGATGTTAGAGATGCATTTGTTGCATTTGACAACATCAGCTTTTATGATTTACATGAGGGCGCAAGAATAGGCACCAGCAGTATAAGACGGGGTACACAAATTAAAATTCTAAGACCAGATATAGAAATTGTACCTATAAGGGGAAATGTACAGACTAGAATAGCAAAGATAAAAAAGGAAAATCTAGATGGAATAATACTCGCAGCAGCAGGTCTAAAAAGGCTAGGCATGGAAAATATAATTACTAATTATTTTACAATAGATGAGATAGTGCCAGCAATAGCTCAAGGCGCACTAGGAATAGAAATGGTTAAAAACCATCCTCAAATAAATATGATTAAAAAATTAGATTGTTATGAGGCTAGAATATGTGTAGATGCTGAGCGAAGTTTTATGGCAACGCTTAATGGAGATTGTCACGATTGTATAGGAGCATATGCTTATCTTGACAATGACCTTATGCACATGACTGGAGTGTACAGAGTAAATGGAAAAATAGTTAAAAAACAATTATCAGGAGATAAAAACGCTTATATAAAATTAGGGGAAGCTTTAGCAAAGAATATACTCGAAAACAAATAG
- the cobA gene encoding uroporphyrinogen-III C-methyltransferase encodes MGKVYLMGVGPGDEELITLKAIRMLGKCTAVMYDRLASTSILKYLKADCLIYYCGKEPGCHYKTQDEINDMLVTLAKEGNIVGRIKGGDPFVFGRGGEEALALLSENIEFEVIPGITSPIAVLSYAGIPITHRGIAQNFHVFTAMSAEKLEIDWKSVASLGGTLVFMMGFKNLEKIAQNLIFNGKNKSTPCAVIMRGTTSKQKKVVGTLIDIIGKVQEAEISSPCIIVVGEVIQFNDQFNWYEKKPLFGKNICITRSKAQAKELREELIDLGAEVLEINSIEFKDTSINLEKCKERLTGYDFITLTSVNGVNYFFDYLRDIKFDVRKLKAKVAAIGPATAKAIENRGITPDIVAEHFVAESLFDKMRGYVKEYDKVLVPRSKDARPYLVEALRNVGCIVEEVFTYETICGKLRSENEIEDVDIIVFTSPSTVKNMIKMVGIETIQSKKAIAIGPITAKALIDVEVNPTICDVYSVEGVINKLLEM; translated from the coding sequence ATGGGAAAGGTTTATTTAATGGGAGTAGGTCCAGGAGATGAGGAGTTAATAACTCTTAAAGCTATAAGAATGCTTGGAAAATGTACAGCGGTTATGTATGATAGGCTTGCGAGTACTAGTATACTTAAATATCTAAAGGCAGATTGTTTAATATATTATTGTGGAAAAGAGCCAGGGTGTCATTATAAAACTCAGGATGAAATAAATGATATGTTAGTAACTCTTGCTAAAGAAGGTAACATTGTTGGAAGGATTAAGGGCGGAGATCCATTTGTATTTGGAAGAGGTGGAGAGGAAGCCTTAGCTCTTCTTAGCGAAAATATTGAATTCGAAGTTATACCAGGAATAACCTCACCGATAGCAGTACTAAGTTATGCTGGGATACCTATAACTCATAGAGGAATAGCTCAAAATTTCCATGTATTCACTGCGATGAGTGCAGAAAAACTAGAGATTGATTGGAAGTCAGTTGCAAGCCTTGGTGGAACCTTAGTGTTTATGATGGGATTTAAAAACTTAGAAAAGATAGCACAAAATCTTATATTTAATGGAAAAAATAAAAGTACACCTTGCGCAGTAATAATGAGAGGAACTACATCGAAGCAAAAAAAGGTAGTAGGAACTTTAATAGATATTATAGGCAAGGTCCAAGAAGCAGAAATATCGTCTCCTTGTATTATTGTAGTAGGAGAAGTAATCCAGTTTAATGATCAATTTAATTGGTATGAGAAGAAACCGCTATTTGGTAAGAATATTTGTATAACTAGGTCAAAAGCTCAAGCAAAAGAATTAAGGGAAGAATTGATAGATTTAGGAGCAGAGGTGCTTGAAATAAATTCTATCGAATTTAAAGATACTTCAATTAATTTAGAAAAATGCAAGGAAAGGCTTACAGGTTATGATTTCATAACATTAACAAGTGTAAATGGAGTTAATTACTTTTTTGATTACTTAAGAGATATCAAATTTGATGTTAGAAAACTTAAAGCTAAAGTTGCAGCAATAGGACCAGCTACTGCAAAGGCCATTGAAAACAGAGGCATTACACCAGATATTGTGGCAGAACATTTTGTTGCTGAGAGTTTGTTTGATAAAATGAGGGGTTATGTAAAAGAATATGACAAGGTGTTAGTACCTAGATCAAAAGATGCAAGACCTTATTTAGTAGAAGCATTAAGAAATGTCGGATGCATTGTTGAGGAAGTTTTCACTTATGAAACTATTTGTGGCAAATTGAGATCTGAAAATGAAATTGAAGACGTAGATATAATAGTCTTTACTTCACCATCAACAGTTAAAAATATGATTAAGATGGTAGGAATTGAAACTATACAATCTAAAAAAGCAATTGCTATAGGGCCAATAACTGCAAAAGCACTAATAGACGTAGAGGTGAACCCAACTATATGTGATGTTTATAGCGTAGAAGGTGTTATAAATAAACTTTTAGAAATGTAA
- the hemB gene encoding porphobilinogen synthase, with amino-acid sequence MFKRNRRLRETKYIRDLVRETVLTSSDFIFPIFIVEGENIKEEISSMPGNYHFSLDRLHEIIEEVIEVGVRGVILFGLPDHKDEVGCGAYDKNGIIQRGVKKVRAISKDLVIITDVCMCEYTSHGHCGILEGTKVDNDKSLKYIAEIALSHARSGADMVAPSDMMDGHVAAIRELLDSNGYKDVLIMAYSAKYSSAFYGPFREAANSTPQFGDRKAYQMDPANIREAMREIDADIEEGADIIMVKPALSYLDVVRWARDRHDVPVAAYSVSGEFAMVKAAAKMGFIDEKAIAMEMHLSMKRAGADMIITYYAIDLCKWLKE; translated from the coding sequence TTGTTCAAAAGAAATAGAAGATTAAGAGAAACAAAATATATAAGAGATTTAGTACGTGAAACAGTATTAACTTCATCAGACTTTATATTTCCCATATTTATAGTGGAGGGTGAAAACATCAAGGAAGAGATATCTTCAATGCCAGGAAATTATCATTTTTCTTTAGATAGACTACATGAGATTATCGAAGAGGTTATCGAAGTAGGTGTGCGTGGAGTAATTTTATTCGGATTACCAGATCATAAAGATGAAGTAGGGTGTGGCGCTTACGATAAAAATGGCATAATTCAAAGAGGAGTTAAAAAAGTTCGCGCAATATCAAAAGATTTAGTTATAATAACAGATGTATGTATGTGTGAATATACAAGTCATGGACATTGTGGAATATTAGAGGGAACAAAGGTTGACAACGATAAGAGTCTAAAATATATAGCAGAAATAGCATTATCTCACGCTCGATCTGGAGCTGATATGGTAGCGCCATCTGATATGATGGATGGACATGTTGCTGCAATAAGAGAACTTTTAGATAGTAACGGATATAAAGATGTATTAATAATGGCTTATAGTGCAAAATACTCTTCAGCATTTTATGGTCCTTTTAGAGAAGCGGCTAATTCAACGCCACAATTTGGAGACAGAAAAGCTTATCAAATGGATCCAGCAAACATAAGAGAAGCCATGAGAGAAATAGATGCTGACATTGAAGAGGGCGCAGATATAATAATGGTAAAACCAGCGTTATCATATTTAGATGTAGTAAGATGGGCTAGGGATAGACATGATGTGCCAGTAGCTGCTTATAGTGTTAGTGGAGAATTTGCCATGGTAAAAGCTGCTGCAAAGATGGGCTTTATTGATGAAAAAGCTATAGCTATGGAAATGCATTTATCTATGAAAAGAGCAGGAGCAGATATGATAATTACTTATTATGCAATTGATTTATGTAAGTGGCTTAAAGAGTAA
- the hemL gene encoding glutamate-1-semialdehyde 2,1-aminomutase, translating to MRNLDIFNESKNYMPGGVNSPVRAYKDVAVTPPIIKKGKGAYIYDEDGNKYIDFVCAWGPMILGHCDDDVVKAIQKTAAESIAFGAPTEIELKLAKHICSTVDSVEMIRMVNSGTEATMSAVKLARGYTKKNKMIKFAGCYHGHAGGFLVEAGSGVLTEGIPGSAGVPKESIVNTLIANYNDIESVKVLFEKYSDDIACVIIEPVAGNMGVIPAEKEFLLELRKICDKYKSLLIFDEVMSGFRVAYKGAQSIYGIYPDLITYAKIMGGGLPCGAYGGKKEIMEMLSPIGPVYQAGTMSGNPVVMAAGYASLTKLYNNPSVYENMEKLSQKLQKGLLEIAKEKGIPMVVNRCGSMITAFFTKKSEVKNFEDAKTCDAKLFARYFEHMIKSGINIAPSQFEAIFLCTKHTDKDIESFLEAFKSFEL from the coding sequence ATGAGAAATTTAGATATATTTAATGAATCAAAGAACTATATGCCTGGTGGTGTTAATAGCCCAGTAAGAGCATATAAAGATGTAGCTGTAACTCCTCCGATTATTAAAAAAGGTAAGGGTGCTTACATTTATGACGAAGATGGTAATAAATATATAGATTTTGTATGTGCTTGGGGTCCTATGATACTTGGGCATTGTGATGATGATGTAGTAAAAGCTATACAAAAAACTGCGGCAGAGTCGATTGCTTTTGGTGCACCAACAGAGATAGAACTAAAACTTGCAAAACATATTTGCTCAACTGTAGACAGCGTAGAGATGATTCGAATGGTTAATTCAGGTACAGAAGCTACTATGAGTGCAGTAAAACTTGCAAGAGGTTATACAAAAAAGAATAAAATGATTAAATTTGCAGGATGTTATCACGGACATGCTGGTGGATTTTTAGTCGAAGCAGGTTCAGGAGTGCTTACTGAGGGAATACCAGGTTCTGCAGGGGTTCCTAAAGAAAGTATTGTAAATACATTAATAGCAAATTACAATGATATAGAAAGTGTAAAAGTTTTGTTTGAGAAATATAGTGATGATATCGCTTGCGTAATTATTGAGCCAGTAGCAGGTAATATGGGAGTTATTCCAGCAGAGAAAGAGTTTTTATTAGAACTTCGAAAAATATGTGATAAATATAAGAGTCTACTTATTTTTGACGAAGTAATGAGTGGATTTAGAGTAGCATACAAAGGTGCACAAAGTATATATGGAATCTATCCTGATTTAATTACTTATGCAAAAATCATGGGAGGTGGACTTCCTTGTGGTGCTTATGGTGGTAAAAAAGAAATAATGGAGATGTTATCACCTATAGGACCAGTTTATCAAGCTGGTACAATGTCTGGAAATCCAGTTGTAATGGCAGCAGGTTATGCAAGTTTAACTAAGCTTTATAACAATCCAAGTGTATATGAAAACATGGAAAAGCTATCACAAAAACTTCAAAAGGGATTACTAGAAATTGCAAAAGAAAAAGGTATACCTATGGTAGTCAATAGATGTGGTTCAATGATTACAGCTTTCTTTACAAAGAAGAGTGAAGTTAAAAATTTTGAGGATGCTAAAACTTGTGATGCAAAATTATTTGCAAGATATTTTGAACACATGATAAAAAGTGGGATAAATATTGCACCTTCTCAATTTGAAGCAATATTCTTATGCACTAAACATACGGATAAGGATATTGAATCATTCTTAGAGGCATTTAAGAGTTTTGAATTATAA
- a CDS encoding DUF4203 domain-containing protein: MRISGFLAVLQQLNSMVEDPTGISGFASECIRIIAVVTFLFTFLQCFLGYKLFKFWVTVCGFFIFGIMGGVVINTSSFNAGMAMLIVILSALLGAFITFKLYKVGIFILCGFMGFLLGYVITQAVTLGIIMALVLGVLSVFYVRPVIIVSTSLSGGLIAGISLAKILDISSFATSIIIGILFAIFGMILQFATNKKISIVNEDNSQNNTLIVSSIKDSSMKSSSNFFEKVKNKIEIENLIVMEKANGLTLNEVSVNLEGALYSIKTLKYIMPFVEYILYLVSFIVIIYPLFMASGLRDGNISLLLVIGILCFARKKYNAIAIAFSFVTISKLVMIIMIPSSADNLPIVLIDTVITGFISFIALKYFFKSESVVSFKNRVVELFNKQGIIQNKQRKKPHQENNVNEITYCWNCGEVNNITDNFCRNCGGRLARQIKQVTDKEAGEAEFVKHSEK; the protein is encoded by the coding sequence ATGCGAATATCTGGATTTTTGGCTGTTTTACAACAGCTTAATTCTATGGTAGAAGATCCCACTGGAATCAGTGGTTTTGCTAGCGAATGTATAAGGATTATTGCAGTCGTAACGTTTTTATTTACATTCTTACAATGTTTCTTAGGGTATAAGCTGTTTAAGTTTTGGGTTACTGTTTGTGGCTTTTTTATATTTGGAATAATGGGTGGAGTAGTTATTAATACTAGCTCGTTCAATGCAGGTATGGCGATGTTAATTGTTATACTATCTGCTTTGCTAGGCGCATTTATAACATTTAAATTGTATAAAGTAGGTATTTTTATACTCTGTGGGTTTATGGGATTTTTATTAGGATATGTAATTACACAGGCGGTTACATTAGGAATTATTATGGCATTGGTTTTAGGAGTATTAAGTGTTTTTTATGTAAGACCAGTAATAATTGTTTCCACAAGTTTATCAGGTGGATTAATTGCGGGAATAAGTTTAGCTAAAATATTAGACATAAGCAGTTTTGCAACTAGTATAATTATAGGTATTTTGTTTGCTATATTTGGAATGATATTGCAATTTGCAACAAATAAGAAAATTAGTATTGTAAATGAAGATAACTCACAAAATAACACGCTAATTGTTTCATCAATAAAGGACTCATCAATGAAATCAAGTAGCAATTTTTTTGAAAAGGTTAAAAATAAAATTGAAATAGAAAATTTAATTGTTATGGAAAAAGCAAATGGACTAACATTGAATGAAGTATCAGTGAATCTTGAGGGAGCATTATATTCCATTAAAACTCTAAAATATATAATGCCATTTGTTGAATATATTTTATACCTTGTAAGCTTCATAGTAATTATATATCCTTTATTCATGGCGAGTGGACTAAGAGATGGTAATATTTCATTATTACTAGTTATAGGCATCTTATGTTTTGCAAGGAAAAAATATAATGCCATTGCTATAGCTTTCTCATTTGTTACAATCTCGAAATTAGTAATGATAATAATGATACCTTCTTCTGCAGATAATTTACCTATTGTATTAATTGATACAGTAATTACAGGATTCATTTCATTTATAGCATTGAAATATTTTTTTAAATCAGAAAGTGTCGTTAGTTTTAAAAATAGGGTGGTAGAGTTGTTTAACAAACAAGGGATAATTCAAAACAAGCAAAGAAAAAAGCCACATCAAGAAAACAACGTTAATGAAATTACGTATTGTTGGAACTGCGGTGAAGTGAACAATATAACTGATAATTTTTGTAGAAACTGTGGTGGAAGATTAGCTAGGCAAATAAAGCAAGTTACGGATAAAGAGGCTGGGGAAGCGGAGTTTGTAAAACATAGTGAAAAGTAA